In the genome of Kitasatospora cathayae, one region contains:
- a CDS encoding helix-turn-helix transcriptional regulator produces MRASRLVNLLLLLQNRGRMTAQQLAGELEVSVRTVYRDVEALAAAGIPLYGEVGHAGGYRLVDGYRTRLTGLTADEAQAAFLAALPGTAAELGLGEALATAQLKLRAALPAELREHAGRIQERFLLDAPGWYGDADETPHLAAVATAVWTRRAVVLRYRRWRAPEEIERRVEPYGLVLKAGRWYLVAGGPSGTRTYRVDQIVEVGDSAGEFAVPDGFDLAAHWRTYLEDFRARLHTGEALVRLTPEGARRLGVTPTTGGWTQARVPIESVDHAHGEFLRLGADVEVLEPAELRDRIAATVRTLAARYRS; encoded by the coding sequence ATGCGCGCGAGTCGGCTGGTGAACCTGCTCCTGCTCCTCCAGAACCGCGGCCGGATGACCGCCCAGCAGCTGGCCGGGGAGCTGGAGGTCTCGGTCCGGACGGTCTACCGGGACGTCGAGGCGCTCGCCGCCGCCGGGATCCCGCTGTACGGCGAGGTCGGGCACGCGGGCGGCTACCGGCTGGTCGACGGCTACCGGACCCGCCTCACCGGGCTGACGGCCGACGAGGCGCAGGCCGCCTTCCTCGCCGCGCTCCCGGGCACCGCCGCCGAACTCGGCCTCGGCGAGGCGCTCGCCACCGCCCAGCTCAAACTCCGCGCCGCCCTCCCGGCCGAGCTGCGCGAGCACGCCGGACGGATCCAGGAGCGCTTCCTGCTCGACGCCCCCGGCTGGTACGGCGACGCCGACGAGACCCCGCACCTGGCCGCGGTCGCCACCGCCGTGTGGACCCGACGGGCGGTGGTGCTGCGCTACCGGCGCTGGCGGGCGCCGGAGGAGATCGAGCGGCGGGTGGAGCCGTACGGGCTGGTGCTCAAGGCGGGCCGCTGGTACCTGGTCGCCGGCGGGCCGTCCGGGACGCGCACCTACCGGGTCGACCAGATCGTCGAAGTCGGCGATTCGGCGGGCGAGTTCGCCGTACCGGACGGCTTCGACCTGGCTGCCCACTGGCGGACGTACCTGGAGGACTTCCGGGCCCGGCTGCACACCGGCGAGGCGCTGGTGCGGCTGACCCCGGAGGGCGCCCGCCGCCTCGGAGTGACACCCACAACGGGCGGCTGGACCCAGGCCCGGGTGCCGATCGAGTCGGTCGACCACGCCCACGGGGAGTTCCTGCGGCTCGGCGCCGACGTCGAGGTCCTGGAACCGGCCGAACTGCGCGACCGCATCGCCGCGACCGTCCGGACCCTGGCCGCCCGCTACCGGAGCTGA
- a CDS encoding DUF397 domain-containing protein, producing the protein MTRSSSAAMEMSRARSLPVGMPERSWRNRLRRPCFSAVKSRFSRPIAVASDGDCIHLRESDDPTTVVSTTRAKLHAWINGAKAGEFDHFIA; encoded by the coding sequence ATGACCAGGTCCAGCTCGGCGGCCATGGAGATGAGCCGGGCGCGGAGCCTGCCGGTGGGGATGCCGGAGAGGAGCTGGCGGAACCGCTTGCGGCGGCCGTGCTTCTCGGCGGTGAAATCCAGGTTCTCCAGGCCGATCGCGGTCGCCTCCGACGGCGACTGCATCCACCTCCGCGAGTCCGACGACCCCACCACCGTCGTCAGCACCACCCGCGCCAAGCTCCACGCCTGGATCAACGGCGCCAAGGCCGGCGAGTTCGACCACTTCATCGCCTGA
- a CDS encoding GNAT family N-acetyltransferase yields the protein MHVFLETTRLSLRPFTEADADHLFVLDNDPEVVRFINGGKPTSRETIETRILPRLLHDYPCFGTRGFWAAEEKATGAFLGWFAFRPLDEHSPAVVELGYRLNQASWGRGYATEGSRALIDKGFTDLGVERVTANTMAVNTRSRRVMEKSGLSFLRNYTEDWPDPIPGSEHGEVEYELTRSEWQQR from the coding sequence ATGCATGTCTTCCTCGAGACCACGCGGCTCTCACTGCGCCCGTTCACCGAAGCCGACGCCGACCACCTCTTCGTGCTCGACAACGACCCCGAGGTCGTGCGCTTCATCAACGGTGGCAAGCCGACCAGCCGGGAGACCATCGAAACCCGGATCCTGCCGCGACTCCTCCACGACTACCCGTGTTTCGGCACCCGTGGCTTCTGGGCCGCCGAGGAGAAGGCCACCGGGGCCTTCCTGGGCTGGTTCGCGTTCCGCCCCCTCGACGAGCACAGCCCCGCCGTCGTCGAGCTCGGCTACCGGCTGAACCAAGCCTCCTGGGGCAGGGGTTACGCCACCGAGGGCTCACGGGCCCTGATCGACAAGGGCTTCACCGACCTCGGGGTGGAGCGGGTCACCGCGAACACCATGGCCGTCAACACCCGCTCCCGGCGCGTGATGGAGAAGTCGGGCCTGTCGTTCCTCCGGAACTACACCGAGGACTGGCCGGATCCGATCCCCGGGTCCGAACACGGCGAGGTCGAGTACGAGCTCACCCGGAGCGAGTGGCAGCAGCGCTGA
- a CDS encoding DUF3574 domain-containing protein, whose amino-acid sequence METRTWAGLLAGTAVLLTGAALAPVAGAAGTPIAPHDPYARTELFFGTERPDGGPAVTDQEFQAFVDSVITPRFPDGLTVEQARGQYRDRFGVIEHERSYLVTLLYPTPRAKPAGAAVEEIRHAYDQRFQQESVGRVDEPVKTSF is encoded by the coding sequence ATGGAGACCAGAACCTGGGCCGGGCTGCTCGCCGGCACCGCCGTACTACTGACGGGTGCGGCGCTCGCCCCCGTCGCCGGCGCGGCGGGCACCCCGATCGCGCCGCACGATCCGTACGCCCGGACCGAGTTGTTCTTCGGCACCGAGCGGCCCGACGGCGGTCCCGCCGTCACGGACCAGGAGTTCCAGGCCTTCGTCGACTCGGTGATCACTCCGCGCTTCCCCGACGGCCTCACCGTCGAGCAGGCCCGCGGCCAGTACCGGGACCGCTTCGGCGTCATCGAGCACGAACGCTCCTACCTGGTCACCCTGCTGTACCCGACCCCCAGGGCGAAGCCGGCGGGCGCCGCCGTCGAGGAGATCCGTCACGCCTACGACCAGCGCTTCCAGCAGGAGTCCGTGGGCCGGGTGGACGAGCCGGTCAAGACGTCGTTCTAA
- a CDS encoding serine hydrolase domain-containing protein → MNAIEQNAAQDRPDLRKAIQDVVDAGFAGIQMRVHDEQGGWVGSAGVHKLGERAKPSTDGQFWVGSTTKTFVAALVLHLVADGMIELDSQVAEHLPRFGLDERITVRMLLQHTSGIYNCTGELDAEGTFVPGLPSVGKAWVENRFHRYQPDELVRFALAKPARFEPGTDQSYSNTNYTLAVLLVEALGGRSYAEEMQRRILRPLGLRDTLVPGDSPQIPGPHAHGYYRYQDGEEWKVVDVSRQNLSLLTGAGDMISTTRDLQVFFAALLGGRLLPAALLEEMRTPHGPLGYGLGLFVQELGPENGDITIVHHNGGAPGGFGALMIGTPDGRRTLTAGLTTGDSDADPAQEFPKALNGLINAAFC, encoded by the coding sequence ATGAACGCCATCGAGCAGAACGCCGCGCAGGACCGCCCCGATCTGCGGAAGGCCATCCAGGACGTCGTCGACGCCGGCTTCGCCGGCATCCAGATGCGGGTGCACGACGAGCAGGGTGGGTGGGTCGGCAGCGCCGGGGTGCACAAGCTCGGCGAGCGCGCCAAGCCGTCCACGGACGGGCAGTTCTGGGTCGGCAGCACCACCAAGACCTTCGTCGCGGCCCTGGTGCTGCACCTGGTCGCCGACGGCATGATCGAGCTGGACTCGCAAGTGGCCGAGCACCTGCCCCGGTTCGGACTGGACGAGCGGATCACCGTGCGGATGCTGCTCCAGCACACCAGCGGCATCTACAACTGCACCGGCGAGCTCGACGCGGAAGGGACGTTCGTACCCGGGCTGCCGTCCGTCGGCAAGGCGTGGGTCGAGAACCGCTTCCACCGCTACCAGCCGGACGAGCTGGTGCGGTTCGCACTGGCGAAGCCGGCGCGGTTCGAGCCGGGCACCGACCAGAGCTACTCCAACACCAACTACACGCTGGCCGTGCTGCTGGTCGAGGCGCTCGGCGGGCGCTCGTACGCCGAGGAGATGCAGCGGCGAATCCTGCGGCCGCTCGGGCTGCGGGACACCCTGGTGCCGGGCGACTCGCCGCAGATCCCCGGCCCGCACGCCCACGGCTACTACCGCTACCAGGACGGCGAGGAGTGGAAGGTCGTGGATGTCTCCCGGCAGAACCTCTCCCTGCTGACCGGTGCCGGGGACATGATCTCCACCACCCGTGACCTGCAGGTCTTCTTCGCCGCCCTGCTCGGCGGCAGGCTCCTCCCGGCCGCCCTGTTGGAGGAGATGCGGACACCCCACGGCCCGCTCGGCTACGGACTCGGCCTGTTCGTCCAGGAGTTGGGCCCGGAGAACGGCGACATCACCATCGTCCACCACAACGGCGGCGCCCCCGGCGGCTTCGGCGCACTGATGATCGGCACCCCGGACGGCCGCCGGACCCTCACCGCCGGACTGACCACCGGAGACTCGGACGCGGACCCGGCGCAGGAGTTCCCGAAGGCGCTGAACGGGCTGATCAATGCGGCGTTCTGCTGA
- a CDS encoding DUF4097 family beta strand repeat-containing protein, protein MQKFASPAPVSAVLDIPAGRIQFIAADRTDTVVEVRPADATKGRDVKAAERVEVTFADGVLRVQAPEAANRVLGNSGSVEVTVQLPVGSRVDAKAALGEFRGVGRLGDVTLRAAQGTVKLDETAGAQLTLQDGDIAVGRLGGPAEIRTQKGDLRIAEAVSGAVSLRTEYGQIEVGAARGVSAALDAGTGHGRIRNSLKNADGTPGLTIHATTAYGDITARSL, encoded by the coding sequence ATGCAGAAGTTCGCCAGCCCCGCCCCGGTCTCCGCCGTCCTGGACATCCCGGCCGGCCGCATCCAGTTCATCGCCGCGGACCGGACCGACACCGTGGTCGAGGTCCGGCCCGCCGACGCGACCAAGGGGCGCGACGTGAAGGCGGCCGAGCGGGTCGAGGTCACCTTCGCCGACGGCGTGCTGCGGGTCCAGGCCCCGGAGGCGGCGAACCGGGTCCTCGGCAACTCCGGCTCGGTCGAGGTGACCGTCCAGCTGCCCGTCGGCTCCCGGGTCGACGCCAAGGCCGCGCTCGGCGAGTTCCGGGGCGTCGGCCGCCTCGGCGACGTCACCCTCCGGGCCGCGCAGGGCACCGTCAAGCTCGACGAGACCGCCGGCGCCCAGCTCACGCTCCAGGACGGGGACATCGCGGTCGGCCGCCTCGGTGGCCCCGCCGAGATCCGCACCCAGAAGGGCGACCTCCGGATCGCCGAGGCCGTCAGCGGCGCCGTCAGCCTGCGCACCGAGTACGGGCAGATCGAGGTCGGCGCCGCCCGCGGGGTCTCCGCCGCCCTGGACGCCGGCACCGGCCACGGCCGGATCCGCAACTCCCTGAAGAACGCCGACGGCACCCCCGGCCTGACCATCCACGCCACCACCGCTTACGGCGACATCACCGCCCGCAGCCTCTGA
- a CDS encoding aminoglycoside N(3)-acetyltransferase — MISTAALAERFARLGVRPGMVLHVQASLRALGPVEGGAGGVVDALCEVLGADGTLVAYTATPENSSTSRIHQEAVAGLSPAEAEDYRARMPRFDPAATPASPTMGALSEAVRTRPGALRSGHPQTSWAALGPLAGEITARHPLTSHLGPESPLGRLYELDARVLMLGVEMARFTAFHLADLRQPGVRLREYRCVALDGWTAFRAPDLDDLHFAELGARVLGAAAGVSSARIGTADCRLVPVREAVDLADGFLRSGRS, encoded by the coding sequence GTGATCTCCACTGCCGCGCTCGCCGAGCGGTTCGCCCGGCTGGGCGTCCGGCCGGGCATGGTGCTGCACGTCCAGGCCTCGCTGCGGGCGCTCGGGCCGGTCGAGGGCGGGGCGGGCGGCGTGGTCGACGCCCTGTGTGAAGTCCTGGGCGCGGACGGGACGTTGGTGGCGTACACCGCCACGCCCGAGAACTCCTCGACCTCGCGGATCCACCAGGAGGCCGTCGCCGGGCTCTCCCCGGCCGAGGCCGAGGACTACCGGGCGCGGATGCCGCGCTTCGACCCGGCGGCCACCCCGGCCTCCCCGACCATGGGGGCGCTCTCGGAGGCCGTCCGCACCCGGCCCGGCGCCCTGCGCAGCGGCCATCCGCAGACCTCCTGGGCCGCCCTCGGCCCGCTGGCGGGGGAGATCACCGCCCGGCACCCGCTCACCTCGCACCTGGGTCCGGAGTCCCCGCTCGGGCGGCTCTACGAGCTGGACGCCCGGGTGCTGATGCTCGGCGTCGAGATGGCCCGCTTCACCGCCTTCCACCTCGCCGACCTGCGCCAGCCGGGCGTCCGGCTGCGCGAGTACCGCTGCGTCGCGCTGGACGGCTGGACCGCCTTCCGGGCGCCCGACCTGGACGACCTGCACTTCGCCGAGCTCGGCGCCCGGGTCCTCGGTGCGGCCGCCGGGGTTTCCAGCGCCCGGATCGGTACGGCGGACTGCCGGCTGGTGCCGGTCCGGGAGGCCGTCGACCTCGCCGACGGGTTCCTGCGCTCCGGCCGTAGCTGA
- a CDS encoding FxsB family cyclophane-forming radical SAM/SPASM peptide maturase: MTRIPVPLTQFVVKMHSRCDLACDHCYVYEHADSSWRSRPKVIGDGILAKAAERIGEHAVAHRLSAVRVVLHGGEPLLAGPDRLRRAAEAFRAALPPGCALDLRIHTNGVLLSRAFCALFAELDVKVGISLDGDRAANDRHRRFADGRSSHPQVLRAVGLLNEPEYRHLFAGLLCTIDIENDPVAVYRALAELRPPAVDFLLPHATWEEPPKRLPGGGEAPYADWLLTVHRLWEADGRPFAVRTFESVHRTQRGLSSLTESLGLEPSDLAVLETDGTFEQADSLKTAYDGAPVTGMNVFAHSLDDLARHPGIAARQSGLAGLSAACRACPVVRSCGGGLYAHRYRADTGFDNPSVYCGDLMTLINGIAGSGGSDPERDSRPAAVPAQGGEPLLSAALAPAQLDELARGYGSADTVAALGRSQLALTRAMLAAAWDASGQGRAGAWELLSQLDGSAPAAVDAVLTHPYARAWAARRLAGDLAVGLGPLAALAAAAAVRAGRGDAVAVPVRGGWLHLPTLGRVAVPDGEALVIGRADGFEVRAADGSVRTTLDQPLRRVRLAGGWTVALEDLDPLRDSHDHPVAERLSEAELLGWTGALREAWELLGRDLPGYAEGIRAGLATVTPLRPGPTGRDVSSAARQAYGAVGIARPATAPTLALLLAHEFQHVKLGAVLDLFDLHDRADDRLYFAPWRPDPRPLEGLLQGTYAHLAVTEYWGTRTAAYDGLAGAAAGRARAQFALWRRYTAEAVERLAESGALTGLGVRFAEGMRESVEPWLAVPLPAAAEREAERARRERDQLRPVEA; encoded by the coding sequence ATGACGCGAATTCCGGTGCCACTGACGCAATTCGTGGTCAAGATGCACAGCCGGTGCGACCTCGCCTGCGACCACTGCTACGTCTACGAGCACGCGGACAGCAGCTGGCGCTCCCGCCCCAAGGTCATCGGGGACGGGATCCTGGCCAAGGCCGCCGAGCGGATCGGCGAGCATGCGGTCGCCCACCGGCTGTCCGCCGTCCGGGTCGTCCTGCACGGGGGAGAGCCCCTGCTCGCCGGCCCGGACCGGTTGCGCCGCGCCGCCGAGGCGTTCCGGGCTGCGCTGCCCCCCGGCTGCGCCCTCGATCTGCGCATCCACACCAACGGCGTGCTGCTCAGCCGCGCCTTCTGCGCGCTGTTCGCGGAGCTGGACGTCAAGGTCGGCATCTCGCTGGACGGCGACCGGGCCGCCAACGACCGTCACCGGCGCTTCGCCGACGGGCGGAGCAGCCATCCGCAGGTGCTGCGGGCGGTCGGGCTGCTGAACGAGCCCGAGTACCGGCACCTGTTCGCCGGGCTGCTGTGCACCATCGACATCGAGAACGACCCGGTGGCCGTGTACCGGGCGCTGGCCGAACTCCGACCCCCGGCCGTGGACTTCCTGCTGCCGCACGCCACGTGGGAGGAGCCGCCGAAGCGGCTGCCAGGAGGCGGGGAGGCGCCGTACGCCGACTGGCTGCTGACCGTCCACCGGCTGTGGGAGGCGGACGGGCGGCCGTTCGCCGTGCGCACCTTCGAATCCGTGCACCGCACCCAGCGGGGGCTGTCCAGTCTGACCGAGTCGCTGGGGCTGGAGCCCTCGGACCTGGCGGTGCTGGAGACGGACGGGACTTTCGAGCAGGCGGACAGCCTGAAGACCGCGTACGACGGGGCGCCCGTCACCGGGATGAACGTCTTCGCGCACAGCCTCGACGACCTCGCCCGCCACCCCGGCATCGCCGCCCGACAGTCCGGCCTGGCCGGACTGAGCGCGGCCTGCCGGGCCTGTCCGGTGGTGCGCTCCTGCGGGGGCGGGTTGTACGCCCACCGCTACCGGGCGGACACTGGCTTCGACAATCCCTCCGTCTACTGCGGTGACCTCATGACGCTCATCAACGGTATTGCGGGGAGCGGTGGTTCGGACCCCGAACGTGACTCCCGTCCGGCCGCTGTTCCGGCTCAGGGCGGGGAGCCGCTGCTGTCGGCCGCGCTCGCTCCCGCCCAACTCGACGAACTGGCCCGGGGATACGGCAGTGCCGACACCGTCGCCGCGCTCGGGCGCTCCCAACTCGCGCTGACCCGAGCCATGTTGGCCGCAGCCTGGGACGCCTCCGGGCAGGGCCGGGCGGGCGCGTGGGAGCTGCTGTCGCAGCTCGACGGCTCGGCGCCGGCGGCGGTGGACGCGGTGCTGACGCATCCGTACGCCCGGGCCTGGGCCGCGCGGCGGCTGGCCGGGGACCTGGCGGTCGGGCTCGGGCCGCTGGCCGCGCTGGCCGCCGCCGCCGCGGTGCGGGCCGGGCGGGGGGACGCGGTCGCGGTGCCGGTGCGGGGCGGGTGGCTGCACCTGCCGACGCTGGGCCGGGTCGCGGTGCCGGACGGGGAGGCGCTGGTCATCGGGCGGGCGGACGGCTTCGAGGTGCGGGCCGCCGACGGATCGGTGCGCACGACGCTGGATCAGCCGCTGCGCCGCGTCCGGCTGGCCGGGGGCTGGACGGTCGCGCTGGAGGACCTCGACCCGCTGCGGGACAGTCACGACCACCCGGTGGCCGAGCGGCTGTCGGAGGCCGAACTGCTGGGCTGGACGGGCGCGTTGCGGGAGGCCTGGGAGCTGCTCGGACGCGACCTGCCCGGGTACGCGGAGGGCATCCGGGCCGGATTGGCGACGGTGACCCCGCTGCGGCCCGGCCCGACCGGCCGGGACGTCAGCTCGGCGGCCCGGCAGGCGTACGGCGCGGTCGGCATCGCCCGGCCCGCGACGGCGCCGACGCTGGCGCTGCTGCTCGCGCACGAGTTCCAGCACGTGAAGCTGGGGGCGGTGCTGGACCTGTTCGACCTCCACGACCGGGCCGACGACCGGCTGTACTTCGCCCCCTGGCGGCCCGATCCGCGTCCGCTGGAGGGGCTGCTGCAGGGCACCTACGCGCACCTGGCGGTGACCGAGTACTGGGGCACCCGGACGGCCGCGTACGACGGTCTGGCCGGGGCGGCCGCCGGCCGGGCGCGGGCGCAGTTCGCGCTCTGGCGGCGGTACACGGCGGAGGCGGTCGAGCGGCTGGCCGAGTCGGGGGCGCTGACCGGGCTCGGGGTGCGGTTCGCGGAGGGCATGCGGGAGAGCGTCGAGCCGTGGCTCGCGGTACCGCTGCCGGCGGCGGCGGAGCGGGAGGCCGAGCGGGCGCGGCGGGAACGCGATCAACTGCGGCCGGTCGAGGCCTGA